A window of the Nitrospiria bacterium genome harbors these coding sequences:
- a CDS encoding response regulator transcription factor, translating to MRILVIEDEKKVGNFIRQALEEERYAVDNALDGEEGQDMAEAYDYDLIVLDLMLPKKLGVTILKELRRKGNTTPILVLTAKDAVPDKVATLDSGGDDYLTKPFSIEEFLARVRVLLRRAKPGHGPLLQVADLKVDPTTREVFRGSRKIDLTNKEYALMEYLIRNPGRVLTRSMIVEHVWNIDFDTGTNVIDVYVAYLRGKIDKGEAHPLIKTIRGVGYTIKE from the coding sequence ATGCGTATTTTAGTCATTGAAGATGAAAAAAAAGTTGGGAATTTTATCCGCCAGGCCCTTGAAGAGGAACGGTACGCCGTAGACAATGCCTTGGATGGAGAGGAAGGTCAGGACATGGCAGAAGCCTATGACTATGACCTGATTGTTTTGGACTTGATGCTTCCGAAAAAATTAGGGGTCACGATCCTAAAGGAACTCCGAAGAAAAGGAAATACCACTCCCATTCTGGTTTTAACCGCCAAGGATGCCGTTCCGGATAAAGTGGCCACCTTGGATTCGGGAGGAGATGACTACCTGACTAAACCTTTTTCCATTGAAGAGTTTTTGGCCAGGGTTCGGGTTTTGCTAAGGCGGGCGAAACCGGGGCATGGGCCCCTGCTCCAAGTGGCCGACCTTAAAGTGGACCCTACCACTCGGGAGGTATTTCGGGGAAGCCGAAAAATCGATTTAACCAACAAAGAATATGCCTTAATGGAATATTTGATCCGAAACCCAGGAAGGGTACTGACACGGAGCATGATAGTGGAACATGTGTGGAATATTGATTTTGACACGGGAACCAATGTCATTGATGTCTATGTGGCCTATCTCCGGGGAAAAATCGATAAAGGGGAAGCCCATCCTCTGATCAAAACCATTCGGGGGGTAGGCTATACAATAAAGGAATAG
- a CDS encoding acetate kinase, with protein sequence MRILTINTGSSSLKFRVSDVNSDSNEIPNLRHLTDGQIRSIGNRSQCHLVINGKTTVNETRPIGNHSEAVRNVLSWLKEGKCGFEAVGHRIVHGGERYTQATFLNLEVIQNIKALEGLAPLHNPIGLEAIQVCRDWVKPEVPMVAVFDTAFHHTLPPRAFTYAIPYDLAQLYKIRRYGFHGIAHRYLARRYMEITGKPVPGTRLITLQLGHGCSAAAIRDGISIDTTMGFTPLEGLVMATRSGDVDPAVVAFLAEKQRKPVSQVIQSLNDQSGVLGISGKTADMKELLVLEGKDERAKLALDVYCYRLLKCIGAYLTVLSGADGIIFSGGVGEHASSLRERICNGLAWCGIQIDPERNRLAIGKEACISKDSSSSKVYVIPVDEESIIAQETFRCLI encoded by the coding sequence TTGAGAATCCTCACAATCAATACTGGAAGTTCTTCTCTTAAATTTCGTGTTTCCGATGTCAATTCCGACAGCAATGAAATACCAAACCTTCGTCACTTGACGGATGGACAGATCCGCTCCATTGGAAACCGATCACAATGTCATTTGGTGATCAATGGAAAAACAACGGTGAATGAAACCCGCCCTATAGGGAATCATTCCGAGGCTGTTCGTAACGTTTTGTCTTGGTTGAAAGAAGGGAAGTGTGGTTTTGAAGCGGTCGGTCACCGAATTGTTCATGGGGGAGAACGATACACTCAAGCGACTTTTTTGAATTTGGAAGTGATTCAAAACATCAAGGCTTTAGAAGGGCTGGCTCCTCTTCACAATCCCATTGGGCTGGAGGCCATTCAGGTTTGCCGTGATTGGGTCAAACCGGAAGTTCCTATGGTGGCAGTTTTTGATACGGCTTTTCATCATACCCTCCCCCCTCGGGCCTTCACCTATGCCATACCCTATGATCTGGCACAACTGTATAAAATCCGTCGCTACGGTTTTCACGGAATCGCCCACCGCTATTTAGCAAGGCGGTATATGGAGATTACCGGGAAACCTGTACCGGGAACCCGATTGATTACATTACAGCTTGGGCATGGATGTTCAGCCGCTGCCATTCGTGATGGGATATCCATCGATACCACCATGGGTTTTACGCCCCTGGAGGGACTGGTCATGGCGACCCGATCGGGGGATGTGGACCCCGCCGTTGTAGCTTTTTTGGCTGAAAAACAGAGGAAACCTGTTTCACAGGTTATTCAAAGCCTCAATGATCAATCGGGGGTGCTCGGTATTTCTGGAAAAACCGCAGATATGAAGGAGCTTTTGGTTTTGGAAGGGAAAGATGAACGGGCAAAATTAGCCCTGGATGTTTATTGCTATCGACTCCTTAAATGCATCGGGGCTTATCTAACGGTCCTCTCAGGGGCTGATGGCATTATCTTTAGCGGGGGGGTGGGGGAGCATGCTTCAAGCCTCCGGGAGCGTATTTGTAATGGGTTAGCCTGGTGTGGGATTCAGATCGACCCAGAGCGAAACCGGCTGGCCATTGGGAAAGAGGCCTGTATTAGTAAGGATTCCTCGTCCAGTAAGGTCTACGTGATTCCCGTGGATGAGGAATCCATCATCGCTCAAGAAACGTTTCGATGTTTGATTTAG
- a CDS encoding phosphoketolase family protein — MSQTLLDQELKSIDGYWRAANYLSVGQIYLLDNPLLKQPLKLEHIKPRLLGHWGTTPGLNFIYVHLNRVIKKYDLDMIYICGPGHGGPGMVANTYLEGTYSEVYPNISQDTEGMRKLFKQFSFPGGIPSHVAPETPGSIHEGGELGYAVSHAYGAVFDNPNLMVACVVGDGEAETGPLAAAWHSNKFLNPISDGAVLPILHLNGFKIANPTILARISTRELESLFIGYGYKPYFVEGADPEKMHRMMAETLEQVIQEIKMIQKEARSKGSTKRPLWPMIVMRTPKGWTGPKEVDGKKTEDYWRSHQVPLSELAQKKDHIKLLEKWMKSYKPEELFNEHGTLIPELTALAPQGTRRMGANPHANGGVLLKNLKLPDFREYAVDVPKPGTVVTESTRVMGQYLRDVMKLNLEAKNFRVFGPDETASNRLGSLFEVTNRTWMADLTSDDDHLSPDGRVMEILSEHTCQGWLEGYLLTGRHGFFSTYEAFVHVVDSMFNQHAKWLKVTRQEIPWRRPIASLNYLLTSHVWRQDHNGFSHQDPGFIDHVVNKKAEVVRVYLPPDANTLLSVTNHCLRSRNYVNVIVAGKQPALQFLNMEAAIKHCAAGIGIWEWASTDRGSEPDVVMACCGDIPTLETLAAVNLLQQYFPDLKIRVINVVNLMKLQPQSEHPHGLSDKEFDTLFTADKPIIFAFHGYPWLIHRLTYRRTNHKNLHVRGYKEEGTTSTPFDMVVRNDLDRFHLVGDVIDRVTKLGSMAAYAKQEIRDKLIDHKEYIAKHGDDMPEIRDWKWSRSSSK, encoded by the coding sequence ATGAGTCAGACCCTATTGGATCAAGAATTAAAGAGCATTGATGGATACTGGAGGGCTGCAAACTATTTATCCGTAGGCCAAATCTATCTTCTGGATAACCCGTTACTGAAACAACCCCTCAAATTGGAGCATATTAAACCTCGATTGTTGGGTCATTGGGGAACCACCCCAGGGTTAAATTTCATTTACGTTCATCTGAATCGGGTTATCAAAAAATATGATCTGGATATGATCTATATCTGTGGGCCTGGACATGGTGGTCCAGGAATGGTGGCCAATACCTACTTGGAAGGAACCTACAGTGAGGTCTATCCGAACATTTCTCAGGATACCGAAGGGATGAGGAAACTCTTTAAGCAGTTCTCTTTTCCGGGAGGTATTCCCAGCCACGTTGCACCCGAAACCCCGGGGTCCATTCATGAAGGCGGCGAACTCGGTTATGCGGTTTCTCATGCCTATGGGGCCGTTTTTGATAATCCTAATTTGATGGTTGCCTGTGTGGTGGGAGATGGGGAAGCGGAAACAGGTCCCCTGGCAGCGGCCTGGCATTCCAATAAGTTTCTCAACCCTATTTCCGATGGGGCTGTTCTACCCATTCTGCATCTAAACGGGTTTAAAATTGCCAACCCCACAATTTTGGCTCGAATCAGCACCCGGGAGTTGGAAAGCCTGTTCATCGGTTATGGCTACAAACCTTATTTTGTGGAGGGAGCCGATCCGGAGAAAATGCACCGTATGATGGCGGAAACACTTGAACAGGTGATTCAAGAGATCAAAATGATTCAAAAAGAAGCCCGTTCCAAAGGATCCACTAAACGTCCCCTGTGGCCCATGATTGTAATGAGAACCCCGAAGGGTTGGACAGGACCCAAAGAAGTAGACGGAAAAAAGACAGAAGATTACTGGCGTTCCCACCAGGTGCCTCTGTCCGAATTGGCCCAGAAAAAAGACCACATCAAGTTGCTCGAGAAATGGATGAAGAGTTATAAGCCAGAAGAACTATTTAATGAACATGGAACACTGATTCCTGAATTAACGGCCCTTGCCCCTCAAGGGACTCGGCGGATGGGAGCCAACCCCCATGCCAATGGAGGAGTACTTTTAAAAAATCTCAAATTACCTGATTTCCGTGAGTATGCAGTGGATGTCCCTAAACCCGGAACCGTCGTGACGGAGTCTACCCGGGTGATGGGGCAATACCTTCGGGATGTTATGAAGCTTAATCTGGAGGCAAAAAATTTTCGAGTATTTGGCCCCGACGAGACCGCTTCGAACAGGTTGGGAAGCCTGTTTGAGGTGACCAACCGGACGTGGATGGCTGATCTAACCTCCGATGATGATCATCTTTCCCCGGACGGGCGCGTTATGGAAATCCTGAGTGAGCATACCTGTCAGGGATGGTTAGAAGGGTATCTTTTAACGGGAAGACACGGTTTTTTTTCGACCTACGAGGCTTTTGTGCATGTGGTTGATTCCATGTTTAACCAGCATGCCAAATGGCTCAAGGTTACCCGGCAAGAGATTCCATGGCGGCGGCCCATCGCCTCGTTGAACTATTTGTTAACCTCCCATGTGTGGCGGCAAGACCATAACGGGTTTTCCCATCAAGATCCCGGTTTCATTGATCATGTGGTCAATAAAAAAGCCGAGGTGGTTAGGGTCTATCTTCCCCCAGATGCCAATACGCTCCTTTCGGTAACCAATCATTGCCTTCGAAGCCGGAATTATGTCAATGTCATTGTGGCAGGGAAGCAACCGGCCCTTCAGTTTTTGAATATGGAGGCGGCGATAAAACACTGTGCGGCTGGAATCGGGATTTGGGAATGGGCCAGCACAGACCGGGGGTCCGAACCCGATGTGGTGATGGCCTGTTGCGGGGATATTCCTACCTTGGAGACACTTGCCGCTGTGAATTTGCTTCAACAGTATTTCCCAGATCTTAAAATTCGGGTGATCAACGTTGTTAATTTAATGAAACTGCAACCACAGAGTGAACACCCCCACGGCTTATCGGATAAAGAATTTGATACCCTCTTTACGGCGGATAAACCCATCATTTTTGCCTTCCATGGGTATCCGTGGTTGATTCACCGGTTAACCTATCGAAGAACAAACCACAAGAATCTTCATGTTCGGGGGTATAAAGAGGAGGGGACGACCAGTACACCATTCGATATGGTGGTCCGGAATGACCTAGACCGCTTTCACCTGGTGGGGGATGTGATTGACCGGGTTACAAAGCTGGGATCCATGGCTGCCTATGCAAAACAGGAAATTCGCGACAAGCTTATCGATCACAAGGAATATATTGCGAAACACGGAGATGATATGCCCGAAATTCGGGACTGGAAGTGGTCCCGGAGTTCGTCCAAATAA
- a CDS encoding cation-transporting P-type ATPase gives MNEKNSIEKEISWHALGVELVYRDISTRPEGLTHSDAESRLAKYGLNCLSPPKRRGLLVRFLVQFHNVLIYVLLGAGVVTSFLQHWVDSGVIFGVVLINALIGFIQEGKAERAMEAIRTMLSLNAFVHREGKRFMVPAETLVPGDVVFLQSGDKVPADIRLIRIHELRIDEAALTGESVPVGKSIAPVAENSVLGDRTCMAYSGTLVTYGQGTGVVIATGDATELGRINQMLKKVQPLTTKLLVQMAEFGHRLTIAIMAVALATFGFGVLIRNYPVSEMFLAGVALAVAAIPEGLPAIITITLAIGVQCMARQNAIIRRLPAVETLGSVTVICSDKTGTLTRNEMMVQGVVTTDGLFDVSGTGYDPHGELLLNGNLITGEEYPSLIEVSRGALLCNDAELHEENGKWKIHGDPTEGALIPLAMKMGLNPSLEKENYPRMDIIPFESEHRFMATLHHDHAGHGFIYVKGAPERLMEMCNRQFQNGDERPLDIGYWHGRMEEIAGGGQRLLALALRETGTDHYALKFSDLDGDLTLIGIFGITDPPRNEAVEAVKLCKTAGIRVKMITGDHAVTARAIGAQMGIGDGKTAMTGKDLETLGKEDLRRAVQQVDVFARVSPEHKLKLVQAIQANGEIVAMTGDGVNDAPALKQADVGVAMGIKGTEVAKEASEMVLADDNFASIARAVEGGRTVYDNIQKAIAYILPTSVGEAGIIIAAIFAGGLLPITPVQILWVNMITTVTLALALAFEPAEAGVMKRPPRKPREPILSFFLVWRILFVSLIFIVGTFGFFLWDHLHGIPIQTSRTLAVNTLVVFEVFYLLNTRLLKDSVLNRSGMLGNPYIYVAIGVVMFAQILFSYAPFMQILFDTTSITFMDWARITLVAATVFVLVEIEKCFIRKRELRKKPLPHSLLTQTP, from the coding sequence ATGAATGAAAAAAATTCAATTGAAAAAGAAATCTCTTGGCACGCCCTTGGAGTCGAACTGGTCTACCGGGACATTTCAACCCGACCTGAGGGACTGACACATTCAGATGCCGAATCCCGTTTGGCCAAATATGGTCTGAATTGTCTGAGCCCGCCAAAGAGGCGGGGGCTTTTGGTCCGTTTTCTGGTTCAATTTCATAATGTCCTGATTTATGTGCTTTTGGGGGCAGGGGTGGTGACCTCTTTTCTTCAGCACTGGGTGGATTCTGGGGTCATTTTTGGGGTGGTGTTGATCAATGCTCTCATCGGGTTTATTCAAGAAGGGAAGGCTGAAAGGGCGATGGAAGCCATTCGGACCATGCTTTCTTTAAACGCTTTTGTTCACCGGGAAGGGAAACGTTTCATGGTTCCTGCCGAAACCTTGGTTCCCGGGGATGTGGTGTTTTTGCAATCCGGGGATAAGGTTCCCGCCGATATTCGACTGATCCGTATTCATGAACTGAGAATTGACGAAGCCGCCCTCACAGGAGAATCGGTTCCCGTTGGAAAATCGATCGCTCCGGTAGCAGAAAATTCGGTACTGGGGGATAGAACCTGTATGGCCTATTCTGGAACACTGGTGACCTATGGTCAGGGAACGGGTGTGGTGATTGCCACGGGAGATGCCACAGAGCTGGGCCGGATCAACCAGATGCTTAAAAAAGTTCAACCGTTGACGACCAAACTTTTGGTTCAAATGGCTGAATTTGGCCATCGGTTAACCATTGCCATTATGGCCGTGGCCCTGGCGACATTTGGGTTTGGGGTGCTCATTCGAAATTATCCGGTCAGTGAGATGTTTCTTGCTGGGGTAGCCCTGGCGGTGGCCGCGATTCCCGAGGGTCTCCCTGCCATTATTACTATTACATTGGCCATCGGGGTTCAATGTATGGCCCGCCAAAACGCGATTATCCGCAGGCTTCCGGCGGTGGAAACATTGGGGTCCGTCACGGTGATTTGCTCGGATAAAACCGGGACCCTTACCCGTAATGAAATGATGGTGCAAGGGGTGGTGACTACGGATGGCCTGTTTGATGTTTCCGGGACGGGATATGATCCCCACGGAGAGTTGTTGTTGAATGGAAACCTGATCACTGGGGAAGAATATCCGAGTTTGATTGAGGTTTCCCGTGGGGCTCTCCTCTGTAATGATGCGGAACTTCATGAGGAGAATGGAAAGTGGAAAATCCATGGGGATCCAACGGAGGGTGCTTTAATTCCTCTGGCCATGAAAATGGGATTGAATCCCTCCCTGGAAAAAGAGAATTATCCCCGAATGGATATTATCCCGTTTGAATCGGAACACCGGTTTATGGCCACATTGCACCATGACCATGCAGGCCATGGTTTTATTTATGTGAAGGGGGCCCCGGAACGTTTAATGGAAATGTGCAACCGCCAGTTCCAAAACGGGGATGAGAGGCCATTGGATATTGGGTATTGGCACGGCCGCATGGAGGAAATTGCAGGCGGGGGGCAGCGTTTGCTGGCTTTGGCCCTGCGGGAAACGGGTACAGACCATTACGCATTGAAATTTTCTGATTTGGACGGGGATCTTACTCTCATAGGAATCTTCGGGATTACGGACCCTCCTAGAAATGAAGCCGTGGAGGCGGTGAAATTATGTAAAACCGCAGGAATACGCGTAAAAATGATTACAGGGGACCACGCGGTGACCGCCCGCGCTATCGGGGCCCAAATGGGAATCGGGGACGGAAAAACCGCAATGACCGGAAAAGACCTGGAAACCCTGGGGAAAGAAGATCTGCGCCGAGCGGTTCAACAGGTCGATGTATTTGCCCGGGTTAGCCCGGAGCATAAATTGAAGTTGGTTCAGGCCATTCAGGCCAACGGGGAAATTGTTGCAATGACGGGTGATGGTGTTAACGACGCCCCCGCCTTAAAGCAGGCGGACGTGGGGGTGGCCATGGGCATTAAAGGAACTGAAGTAGCCAAAGAAGCCTCTGAAATGGTTTTGGCCGATGACAATTTTGCATCCATCGCCCGTGCAGTTGAAGGAGGACGAACGGTTTATGATAATATCCAAAAAGCCATTGCCTATATTTTACCCACCAGTGTGGGTGAAGCGGGAATCATTATTGCTGCTATTTTTGCCGGGGGATTGCTGCCCATTACACCGGTTCAAATTCTTTGGGTGAATATGATTACGACGGTGACCCTTGCACTTGCATTGGCTTTTGAACCCGCGGAGGCGGGGGTGATGAAACGCCCTCCCCGGAAACCCCGCGAACCGATCCTGTCATTTTTTTTAGTGTGGCGAATCTTGTTTGTTTCCCTTATTTTTATTGTCGGAACCTTTGGGTTTTTTCTATGGGATCACTTGCATGGAATTCCGATTCAAACCTCCCGTACCCTGGCTGTGAATACGTTGGTGGTTTTTGAAGTGTTTTACCTTTTGAACACACGGCTTTTAAAAGACTCTGTTCTGAACCGTTCGGGAATGTTGGGGAATCCCTATATCTACGTGGCGATCGGCGTGGTAATGTTTGCTCAGATTTTATTCTCCTATGCCCCCTTCATGCAAATCCTTTTCGATACGACTTCCATTACGTTCATGGATTGGGCCAGAATTACTTTGGTGGCGGCAACGGTGTTTGTATTGGTGGAAATTGAAAAATGTTTTATTCGAAAACGTGAATTGAGGAAGAAACCCCTTCCCCATTCGCTTTTGACACAAACCCCTTAG
- the glgP gene encoding alpha-glucan family phosphorylase, protein MTNSLYHHFIAEGPEELQGLSELSLDLQWTWSHFSDQLWEMIDPEAWDRTRNPYYIMQSASRARLLEIVRDDVLREKIRGWLNKRKEYLEDKGWFGKTYPVTDLKKIAYFSMEFGLGEALPIYSGGLGILAGDFLKTASDLGVPVVGIGLLYQQGYFRQVLSSDGWQLEAFPYNDPTTLPIVPVQNKEGGLLRVKVELPGRTLLLRIWEVLVGKVKLYLLDSNDPFNSPWDRGLTSNLYPSGKEQRLIQEIALGLGGWSALEQLGEEVDVLHLNEGHAAFAGIARAHQYMRETGQSFSVALRAVRAGNVFTTHTPVKAAFDQFDPTLVAPYLKRISEMMDISDKQILALGRKKPEDTSEPFNMAYLAMNESRYINGVSQLHGKVSRQLFQPLFPRWPEEEVPVQHVTNGVHMPSWDSQAADELWTAKCGKDRWLVATGDLCKVMDETSFIEIWNMRTAGRKSLVHYIRNRLVRQFKGGGKPPELIERAKKVLDPNALTLGFARRFTSYKRPTLLLHDSERMAKILLNSKYPVQLIVAGKSHPNDQEGKKMVQSMARFAHRLDLFNHVVFLEDYDITLAQQLAAGIDIWMNTPRRPNEASGTSGMKVLVNGGLNLSELDGWWAEAYTPEVGWGLGDGREHNEPVWDAIEAEQMYTLLEEQIIREFYTRDPQGIPSRWVERIRKSMSSLTPHFSANRMVREYTEKYYLPASKAVQKRTAQQGKVALEIENWCKTLSENWEELRFGEVKVDQEHDEWHFHAQVYCGEIDPSFIQVEGYAEPKNPDHPHRFVMTRKGTISGAVNGHLYFGKIPITRPADDYTLRVVPFHPEAGVPMEANTILWQR, encoded by the coding sequence ATGACAAATTCGCTTTATCACCATTTTATTGCTGAAGGTCCAGAGGAACTCCAGGGGCTTTCGGAACTTTCGTTAGACCTACAGTGGACTTGGAGCCATTTCAGCGATCAGCTTTGGGAAATGATCGATCCCGAGGCGTGGGATCGGACACGCAACCCCTATTATATAATGCAAAGTGCCTCCCGAGCCCGTCTTTTAGAAATAGTCCGGGATGATGTGTTAAGGGAAAAAATTCGTGGATGGCTCAATAAACGAAAGGAATATTTGGAAGATAAAGGTTGGTTTGGGAAAACCTATCCCGTGACGGATCTCAAAAAAATCGCCTATTTCAGTATGGAGTTTGGATTGGGTGAAGCCCTTCCCATCTATTCGGGGGGCCTTGGAATACTTGCAGGAGATTTTCTTAAAACAGCCAGCGATTTGGGTGTTCCTGTTGTGGGCATTGGCCTACTTTACCAGCAAGGGTATTTTAGGCAGGTGCTCTCAAGTGACGGGTGGCAACTGGAGGCCTTCCCCTACAATGATCCCACTACTCTTCCAATTGTTCCCGTTCAAAATAAAGAAGGAGGACTTTTACGGGTAAAGGTGGAGCTTCCTGGGAGAACATTGCTGTTAAGAATTTGGGAGGTATTGGTTGGAAAAGTTAAATTATACCTTTTGGACAGTAATGATCCCTTCAATAGTCCTTGGGACCGTGGTTTAACCTCGAATCTGTATCCATCTGGAAAGGAACAACGTTTAATCCAGGAAATTGCTTTAGGTCTAGGGGGTTGGTCTGCTCTGGAACAATTGGGTGAAGAGGTTGACGTTCTTCACCTCAATGAAGGACACGCCGCTTTTGCCGGTATTGCCCGCGCTCACCAGTATATGAGGGAAACCGGCCAATCTTTTTCTGTTGCCCTCAGAGCGGTGAGGGCCGGTAATGTATTTACAACCCATACCCCCGTGAAAGCTGCATTTGACCAATTTGATCCAACTTTGGTTGCGCCGTACCTTAAAAGAATTTCTGAAATGATGGACATTTCAGACAAACAAATTTTGGCATTGGGACGGAAAAAACCAGAAGATACAAGTGAGCCCTTCAACATGGCCTATTTGGCCATGAATGAAAGCCGGTATATCAACGGTGTGAGCCAACTTCACGGAAAAGTCAGCCGCCAATTATTTCAGCCTTTATTCCCCCGATGGCCTGAAGAAGAAGTTCCTGTTCAACATGTGACCAATGGGGTACACATGCCCAGCTGGGACTCTCAAGCCGCTGATGAACTTTGGACCGCAAAATGCGGAAAAGACCGTTGGCTGGTGGCAACAGGTGATTTATGTAAGGTGATGGACGAGACTTCTTTTATTGAGATTTGGAATATGCGGACGGCGGGAAGAAAATCTTTGGTTCATTATATTCGAAACCGGTTGGTTCGCCAATTCAAGGGGGGGGGTAAACCCCCTGAACTGATTGAGCGGGCAAAAAAAGTGCTGGATCCGAATGCGCTTACTTTGGGGTTTGCCAGACGGTTTACCTCCTACAAACGTCCCACTCTTTTACTTCATGATTCCGAGCGAATGGCAAAAATTCTCCTTAATTCTAAGTATCCGGTCCAATTGATTGTTGCGGGTAAATCCCATCCCAATGATCAGGAAGGAAAAAAAATGGTTCAATCCATGGCACGGTTTGCCCATCGATTGGATTTATTTAACCATGTTGTTTTCTTGGAAGATTATGATATTACTCTGGCCCAACAGTTGGCTGCAGGGATTGATATTTGGATGAATACCCCAAGGAGGCCCAATGAGGCCAGTGGAACCAGTGGGATGAAGGTTTTGGTCAACGGGGGTTTGAACCTTTCTGAGTTGGATGGGTGGTGGGCCGAAGCCTATACCCCCGAGGTGGGGTGGGGTCTTGGAGATGGAAGGGAACACAACGAACCGGTATGGGATGCCATTGAAGCAGAGCAAATGTACACCCTTTTAGAGGAACAGATCATTCGGGAATTTTATACCCGTGACCCACAGGGAATCCCCTCCAGGTGGGTAGAGCGCATTCGTAAAAGTATGTCCTCATTAACACCCCATTTTAGTGCTAACCGTATGGTTCGTGAATACACGGAGAAATATTATCTTCCGGCTTCGAAAGCAGTTCAAAAGCGAACCGCTCAACAGGGCAAGGTTGCCCTTGAAATTGAAAATTGGTGTAAAACCCTTTCCGAAAACTGGGAAGAATTACGGTTCGGAGAGGTAAAGGTTGATCAGGAACATGATGAGTGGCATTTCCACGCGCAGGTCTATTGTGGGGAAATAGATCCCTCTTTTATTCAAGTGGAGGGGTATGCGGAGCCCAAAAATCCTGACCACCCACACCGGTTTGTCATGACCCGAAAGGGGACCATTTCAGGTGCGGTCAATGGTCACCTTTATTTTGGAAAAATTCCGATTACACGGCCGGCGGATGACTATACCCTTCGGGTGGTTCCCTTTCACCCTGAAGCTGGCGTTCCAATGGAGGCCAATACCATCCTTTGGCAACGGTAA
- a CDS encoding glycosyltransferase, with amino-acid sequence MDSKNKTPQSQKIEKADILIGIPTYNNADTIGPLVETIRSGLAQNFPSQKSVLVISDGGSEDGTTKIISQSNGNLPSIFLTHSLDSSQTFSFPYHGIPGRGTAFQKILEMAKDLEVKACAVLDPHLFNLTTEWAEKLLDPVLEENFDLVVPLFHRQPYDGTITKSIIYPLIRALYGKRIRQPIGGEFCLSGEFSGMIVAQDYWESENADLGVDTWLVTTALARQKKVCETYWGVRNQKMKKTGVNLPTLVNQIVGSVFKQMEENVNIWESIRGSERVPIFGAPPKTHLDPIKVNVQHMVNAFQLGLREFSPLWEEILSPDVLKGLQKLKISSQNLKMPDDLWVQIIYDFALAFYRRAIPHDHLLKSLTPLYLGQIASFILETQHGGDSEREKKIETLCLVFEKQKEYLAMQWGQSNISGEPS; translated from the coding sequence ATGGATTCAAAAAACAAAACACCTCAAAGCCAGAAGATAGAAAAGGCCGATATTTTAATTGGGATTCCAACCTATAACAATGCCGATACCATTGGTCCTTTGGTTGAAACCATCCGTTCAGGTCTAGCCCAAAACTTTCCAAGTCAAAAGTCGGTTTTGGTAATTTCGGATGGGGGTTCTGAAGATGGGACCACCAAAATAATATCCCAATCCAACGGGAATTTACCCAGTATTTTCCTGACCCATTCATTGGATTCCTCACAAACTTTTTCCTTTCCTTACCACGGAATCCCTGGACGGGGAACCGCTTTTCAAAAAATTTTGGAAATGGCCAAAGATCTGGAAGTGAAAGCGTGCGCTGTTTTGGATCCTCATCTTTTTAACCTGACTACCGAGTGGGCTGAAAAGTTATTAGATCCTGTTCTGGAAGAGAATTTTGACCTGGTGGTTCCCTTATTCCACCGCCAACCTTATGATGGAACCATTACAAAAAGCATCATTTACCCTCTGATACGGGCCCTTTATGGGAAAAGGATCCGCCAGCCCATAGGAGGGGAGTTTTGTTTGAGTGGAGAGTTTTCAGGAATGATTGTTGCACAAGATTACTGGGAATCGGAAAACGCTGATTTGGGTGTGGATACCTGGTTGGTGACAACAGCCCTTGCACGGCAAAAAAAAGTGTGTGAGACCTATTGGGGGGTGCGGAACCAGAAAATGAAAAAGACAGGGGTGAACCTTCCCACTTTGGTTAATCAGATTGTAGGGTCGGTTTTTAAGCAAATGGAAGAGAATGTGAATATCTGGGAATCCATTCGGGGTTCAGAAAGGGTTCCCATTTTCGGCGCTCCACCCAAAACACACCTGGATCCCATCAAGGTCAATGTTCAACATATGGTCAATGCATTCCAGCTTGGATTGAGGGAATTCTCTCCTCTTTGGGAGGAAATCTTAAGTCCCGATGTTTTAAAAGGGTTACAAAAATTAAAAATCTCTTCCCAAAATTTGAAAATGCCCGATGACCTGTGGGTTCAAATTATTTATGATTTTGCGCTGGCTTTCTATCGAAGGGCCATTCCCCATGACCACTTATTAAAATCTTTGACACCTCTCTACTTAGGCCAAATTGCGTCTTTCATTTTAGAGACTCAGCATGGGGGCGATTCCGAAAGAGAAAAGAAAATTGAAACCTTATGTTTGGTTTTTGAAAAACAAAAGGAATACCTTGCGATGCAATGGGGTCAATCTAATATTTCTGGAGAACCGTCATGA